Within Streptomyces sp. NBC_00704, the genomic segment GCGCGGCGCACTTCAGCCGGGTGTTCCGGGCCGCCTACGGCATGTCCCCCGCACAGTGGCGGGAGTCGGCGGTGCGCGCACCCCTCGTGCTCTCGGCGCGCGGCGGCCACCCCCCGGCACGACACCCCGCGCCGGCCGCACCCCGGTAGCCCTCCGGCCTCGCCGAGACGTACCGCCCCGCCAGCCGCGTCACGCCGCCGGGCCGTACCCCGCCCAGCGAGCCGTACCCGCCTCATGAAGCCGGCCGCTGACCGCTGGGGCTGGGTGCCGGACGCCGGGTAACGCGACGCCGTCGCCGGCAGCCGACGTCGGACGCCCGACGCCGACGCCCGCGCCGCGTGGTCGGCGTCACTCGCCCCCCGTGCTCGTGCGCCCGCGCGCCTTGCGATAGTGGACGCGGGGTGTGCGGCAGGAGGGGCGTGAGTGGCGGGGTCAGGCGGTTCGCTGTCGCGGAGCGGTCTGCGCGGCCGGGAGGCCGAGCTGGGACGACTGGGGGAGCTGATCGCCTCGGTGGCCCGCACCGGGAGCGGTGCGCTGGTCCTCATCCACGGCGAGGCCGGGATCGGCAAGACCGCGCTGCTCACCGAGGCCGCCGCCAGGGCGCGTGCGGCGGGCTACTCCGTCGGCACGGGCAAGGCCGACGAACTGCACCACATCGTGCCGCTCTCGTCGCTGAGGGCCTCCCTGCACGGCGACCGGCCGCTGCTCTCCGGGGACGCCTTCGCCGATCTCGTCGGCGGCCACGATCAGCGCATCAGGCTGGTGGAGCGCCTGGCGGCGGCGATCGAAGCCGCGGCCGGGAGGGTGCCGGTGCTGATCGCCCTGGACGACGTGCAGTGGGCCGACCCGCTGAGCCGGTTCGTCCTGAAGCAGCTTCCGAGGCGGCTGCGCACCTCGCCGGTCCTGTGGCTGCTGACCCGGCGGCAGGGCCCCGCCGAGCCGGACGAGGAGATCGTCGTCGCTGCACGGGACGAACTCACGGCGGTCACCCTGCCGTTGAGACCCCTTTCCGGCGCGGCCATCGGGCAGTTGGCCGACGACGCCCTGGGCGAGGGCGCCGACGAGCGGGTACGGAACCTGCTCGACGGAGCCGGCGGCAACCCCTTCCTGGCGGTGGAGATGCTGGCGGGACTGCGCACCGCCGGCGCCTCAGGGGACCCGGTGCCCCCCGGGCTGGTGGTGGGCGTACGCGGCAGGCTCGGCTCCCTGCGGCCCGGCACCCTCCGCTTCCTCCGGATGGGAGCCGTCCTGGGGCGCGTGTTCCGTTTCCACGACGCCGCCGCCCTCTGCGGCCTCGCGCCCTCCGTTTTGGTCCCGGAGCTGGACGAGGCGGTGCGCGCCGGGATCCTGGACGACGACGGCGACCGACTGGTCTTCCGGCACGACCTGCTGCGCCAGGCCGTCTACGCCGACATCCCGCCGTCGGCCCGGAAGGCTCTGCACCGGGAGGCCGCCGCCCATCTCGTCCTGGCCGGACACCGGCCGATCGACGCGGTGCCGCACATCCTCGAGGGCGCCCTGCCCGGGGACGAGGAAGCGGTGGCCCTCCTCGGCCGGGCCGCCGACGACGTCCTCCCGGTGACGCCGGGCCTGGCGGCCGACCTGATGACGCACGCCCTGGAACTGGCGCCGCCGGCGATGCCGTCGCGGTTCGCGGTGGGCGAGCGGGCGATCGTCCACCTGACCCGGGCCGGCCGGAACCGCGAGGCGCTGCTGACCGGGGACCGTCTCCTGGCCGCCCGGCCGCCTCTGGCCGCGTTCAGCCGCCTGCAGACCGCCCTCGGCGGGACGCTGTGGAACATGGATCTCGCCGACGAGTTGCTCCGCCGCGCCGAAACGACCCTCGCGCTCGGCGGCGCCGCCCCCGAGGTCGAGGCCAGACTGACCGCGCTGCGCGCACTCGCCCTGTCCCGCGGGCACGATCTCGCCGCGGCCCGCGAGACGGGCGAGCACGCGCTGCGCGCCGCCCTCGCGGCAGGCGACCGGGAGGCGCACGTGCTGGCCCTGTCCGCGCTCGGCGAGATCGCGCTCAACGCGGGGGAGAACGCCGTCGGACGGCGGCACTTCACCGCGCTCAGCGCCGTCGATCCCGCCTTCCTGCCCGAAGAGATCGTCGCCTGCACGCACATGGACGACTTCGCCTCCGGTGAGCGGCTGCTCCTGCGGGCGACGGGCCACGACGGGGCGCCCCGGCAGGCCATGCTGCTGTGGGCACAAGGCCACCGGCATCTCGGGCTCGGCAGGCTCGACGACGCCGAGGCCGACCTCGAGACCATGGAACGCCTCGAAGACGACGTACAGGTACCGGTCCAACAGGTGAACGCCCGCGTGATCCGCTCCCGGATCGCCCTTCTGCGAGGCGACCGGGGAGCGGCCCGGCAGCACCTGACCGCGGCGCGGGAGAGACTGGCGGCCAAGCCGAACCCGGGCAACACCGCCGCGGTGCGCTTCCTGGAGGCCGTCCACGCCGAGGCCGACGGGGACGTCCGGCTCGCCCTCGACAGGATCCGGCAGGTGCAACAGGAAGGCCCCTTCATGCGCTGGCGGCTGCTGCGCACGTGGGTCGACTCCGCGATACGCGCGGCCCTGCGCGGCGCGGACCGCGCGCTCGCCGAGGACCTGGCCGCGCAGGCCGCGGCCCACGCCGAACGCAACCCCGGCGTGCCCACCGCCGCCGGCGTCGCGGCGCAGGCCGCCGGCCTCGTCGCGAACGATCCCGCCCTGCTGGAACGCTCCGTCGAACTCCTCGAGGGGAGCCCCCGGCCGCTGGCGCGGGCCGCGGCTCGCGCGGACCTGGGGCGGGCCCTCCTGGCGGCCGGCCGTGTACCCCGGGCGAGGGCCGCCCTGTCCCACGCGCAGGCCACGTTCGCCGAGGCGGGCGCCCACGCGGCGGCGGCGCGTGTGCGGCGCGGTACCGCCGCTGCTCGGCCCGGTGACCGTGCCGGGTCGGGCGGTCGCAGGGCGGTGACCGGGCGGCGCCCCGTGGAGGGGTGGGAGGCGCTCACGGTCTCGGAGAAGAAGGTCGCGCGCCTCATCGCCGAGGGCCACACCAACCGGTCGGCCGCCGACCTGCTGGTCGTCTCCCCGCACACGGTCAACACCCACCTGACCTCCGCCTTCCGCAAGCTGTCCGTGAACTCCCGGGTACAACTCGCCCACCTGGTCATGGGGTTGCGGGGCAGCTGACGGCAAGTCGCTGCGTTCACGCGATGCCCGCCGCGGGACCGAGGCGGATGCGATGACCGGTTCCGCCCTGCATACCCTGACGAGGTCGCCTCGGGCCTCGGCCTGCCGCCGGGCTCTCCCGAGACCGACCCTCCGGCCGCAGACGTCACTGGAAAAGGCGCCACCACCATGATCACAGCGAGAAGACCAGGACCACCGGAAGGGCCGGAACGACCGGAAAGCATGAGTAACCCGAATAACCCGAATACCCCGAATAACCCGAGTGACCTGAGAAGGTGGACTGACTCCAGGAGTTGGACAGACCCGAGAAGCCGGACCGCCCCGGGTGTCCGGCGAGGCCCGGGCCGCACGGGCCGACGACGGGGAGGCGGACCGGTGGGGCGGCGGACAGCGGCTCTCCTGGGGGCCGTCGCCCTGGTGTCCGCGGTCGCCGGCTGCGGCGCCGGAGCCGGGGACGGATCCGGCGGCAGGGTCACCTCCATCACCGCGCTCGACTACTACTCCGACGCGACGGAGCACGCCGACTGGGGCGAACGGCTCTCCGCCTGCGGGAGGACCGTCGGCGTGAGGGTCGAGCACACGAGCGTTCCGGCGGCGTCGCTGATTCCCAAGGTGTTGCAGCGGGCGTCGTCGCGGACGCTTCCGGACCTTCTGATGCTGGACAACCCCGACCTGCAGCAGATCGCCGGGACGGGCGCGCTGACGCCGCTGGACCGCTACGGCATCGACACCGGCGGCTTCTCCGAGGGCATCCTGTCGGCGGGCACCTACCGGGGGAAGGTGTACGGGCTGGCGCCCACCGTCAGCACGGTCGCCCTCGTCTACAACAAGGACATGCTCGCCGAGGCCGGTGTCGTCGTGCCGAGGACCTGGGACGAGTTGAAGGCGGCCGCTGCCGAACTGACCCGCCCGGGGCGTTACGGGATGGCGGTCGACGCCGACGCGTCGTTCGAGGGAACCTGGCAGTTCCTGCCGTTCCTGTGGTCCAACGGCGGGGACGAGAGGCGGCTGGACAGCCCGCAGGCCGCGCAGGCGCTCCGGCTCTGGGTCGACCTGGTCCGCAGCGGATCCATGTCGAGGTCGGTGCTGAACTGGACCCAGGCCGACGTCCACGACCAGTTCGTCGCGGGCAGGACGGCCATGATGGTCAACGGCCCCTGGCGGATCTCCGCCCTGAACAAGGCAGAAAACCTGCACTGGGGCGTGGCTCCCCTCCCCGTGCGCCGGACGGGGCAGACCCTCGTCGCCCCGCTGGGCGGCGAGGTGTGGACGGTGCCGCGGAGCCCGTCGCCGACCCGGCAGAAGAAGGCCGCACAGGTACTGGCCTGCCTGAACGACCCCGCGCACACGCTCGCGCTGGCCGAGCGGAACTTCACCGTGCCCTCCCGCCCCGCGGTGGCCTCCCGGTACGCCCGGCGGACCCCGTCGATGGCGGTCTTCGTCGAGAGCGTCGAACGGGCCCGGGCCCGTTCCGCGCAGCTCGGCGTCGGATGGCCCGCGGCCGCGACCGCCGTCTACACCGCGATCCAGTCCGCGCTGACGGGCGAGCAGACACCGGAGGAAGCGCTCAGACATGCACAGCAGACGGCGACCAGCCCCTGACGAGGACCGGCGCGCGGCCTTGACGCGCCTGCGGGAGCCGGTCGCCCGCTGGATGTTCGTGGCGCCCGCCGGGGTGTACCTCACGCTGTTCTTCGGATACCCGGTCGTCAAGAACGTCGTGATGAGTTTTCAGCAGTACTCGACCACCACGTTCTACACCGGTGCCGCGCCGTTCGTGGGACTGCGCAACTACGCGGAGGTCCTGTCGTCGGACCTGTTCTCCGAGGCCCTGCTGACGACGGCCCTGTTCACCGTCGGTTCGCTCGCCGGGCAGTTCGCGCTGGGGCTGGCCCTCGCGCTGTTCTTCCGGCGGCGCTTCCCGCTCGGCGGGGTGCTGCGGTCGCTCCTGCTGCTTCCGTGGCTGCTGCCGTTGGTCGCCTCCGGGGCGACGTGGAGGCGGATGCTCGACACCGACACGGGCGTCGTCAACGACGCGCTGCGCGGCCTGCACCTCGTGTCGTCCGGCGTGCCCTGGCTGACCGGCACCTCGGAGGCGCTGGTCTCGGTGATCGTCGTCAACATCTGGGTGGGCGTTCCCTTCAACACCGCGATCCTGTATGGCGGGTTGCAGGACATTCCGACGCGGCTGTACGAGGCGGCGAGGATCGACGGAGCCGGTCCCGTGGCCACGTTCCGCCATGTCACCTGGCCCCTGCTGCGGCCCGTGGCCGGCGTCGTGCTGGTGCTGGGCGTGATGTACACCCTGAAAGTGCTGGACATCGTGCTCGTGGTGACCGGCGGCGGACCGGCCGGCGCCACCGAGACCCTCGCCACCCGGTCCTACGAACTGTCCTTCCGGCAGTTCGCGTTCGGGCGCGGCGCCGCCCTGGGGAACGTGCTCGTCGTCGTCTCGCTCGGATGCGCCTTCCTCTACCTGCACGCCAACCGGCGGGCCCGGCAGGACTGGGAGGCGATCCGGTGAGACGCGCACCCGGACGCGACCTGCTGTCCACCGTCATCGGGATCGTCCTGCTCGCGGTGATGCTCTTCCCGCTCTACTGGATGGTGAACGCCTCCCTCCAGCCGGCGGGCAGCGCACTGCTGCGGACGGGATGGTTCCCCTCCCACCCGGACTTCGGCGGTTACGCCACCGCGCTGGGCGACCAAGGACGCAACCTCGTCACCAGCCTCGTCGTGGCCCTGGGCAGCGTCGTGTTCAGCCTCGCGCTCGCCGCGCCGGCGGCCTACGCGCTCGCCTGGCTGCCCCTCCGGGGCGCGGGCGTCGTGCTCTTCGGCGTCCTGGTGACGCAGACGGTGCCGGGCATCGCGGTCGCCAACGCCCTCTACGGCGCCTACGAGGAGCTGGGTCTCCTCAACTCCTACCCGGGCCTGATCCTCGCCGACTCGACCGCCGGAGTGCCCTTCGCGATCATCGTTCTGCGCACATCCATGCGGACCATCCCCCGCGAGACCGTCGAGGCCGCGCGCGTGGACGGCGCCGGGAGGTGGCGCACCTTCCGCTCCGTGGTGCTCCCGATGAGCGCGAACTCGCTGATCACCGCCGCGATCTTCACCTTCCTCCTCGCCTGGAGCGACTTCCTCTTCGCCCTCACGCTGACCACCACGGAGACCGTCCGGCCGATCACACTGGGGATCTACGACTACCTGGGCGCCCACACGAACCGGTGGAACGCCGTCATGGCCACCGCGGTCCTGGCCTCCGTACCGGCGGCCGTGCTGCTCGTGCTCGCCCAGCGCCGCATCGCCGCAGGCGCCGCCGACGGAGCCGTCAGGTGAGGGGCGCGGCCGGCACCCCGACCGGCGCGCCGTCCACTTCGGCACCGACACAGGCCACGAGCGGCCGAGCACGGCTCCGGCCTCGACCCTGACCCCGGAGCCGGTGGCCGCCGGAGGCGGGTCAGGTGGTCGGCCCGCCCGTCGCGAGTCGGTCGCTCATGTCGTTCGCCAGCTCCTCGCCCGCCGAGCCGGCCGCGGTGAGCAGTGCCTCGAAGACTCGCAGCCGGCGGAAGGCCTCGGCGTAAGCGGTCTGCTGCTCCAGGGGAAGCCGGAGGACCTGGAGACGCCGGATGTCGACCCTGGACGAGCTGGAGGCGTGGGTGCCGGCCTGACGCCCGTTGGCCGGCGCGCTCAGGCACCCGGCGAGGAAGTGGGGCTCCAGTTCTCCCACGGCCACGCGCAGGACGTAGAGCTGGGGGCCGAGGGCCAGGGGCGGTCCCTCGTGGACCCATGCCCGGAACGCCCGCGCCACCCCGGCGACCACGACGTCGCCCTCCTCGGCGACGGCCTGGGCCGAGCCGATCGGGACCGTCGCGCCGGGTGTGCCGTCGTTCAGGAGATCGGCGACGGTGAGGAGCGGAACGGCCGCGCCGCCGGCCGGTGCCGTCGGCTGGCGGCCGGTGCGCAGTGTCAGCGCTCCCGCTGTGACGAGGTCGCCCACCGTCGTGGCGGTCTGCGCGCCTTCGGCCTCCGACGCGAGGGCGGACAGCCGCCGTGCATGTTCGGCCAGATCGATGAGCAGGGTCCCGAACTCGTCCCACCCGGCGGCGAGTTCCTCACGGGACGGCCCGGCTGCCGCCGCGGTGTAGCGGCCCGGGGTGACGTCCACCTCGTCGTCGAGAAGGCCGAGCAGGGGCACCCGTGCCGCGCCCTGCGGCGGTTCCCGGTCCGGCCGGTCGAGGGTCGCCAGCGCGGCGAGCACGAACGAACCGAGGCCGTCCCAGTCGGGGCTGGGTTCGCGTGCACCCTCCGAGGCGAAGCGGGTGGCGTCCACCAGGAGGGCTTCCTGGCTCGGGGGAGCGGCCGCCGGGCCGTCCGGTGCCGCGCGCAGGATCCACAACTGGAGCGCCACGCTGTGTGGTCGGGCGCTGCCGGGGGGCAGGGAGACGACGGCGCGCAGCGTGCCCGTGCGCAGCAGGGAGCCGCGGACACGGCGGCCCGCCTTGCGTGCGGCGACGGCCGGCGGGAGGACGACCACGGCGGCGCCGCCAGGCTTGAGGTGGGCCAACAGGTGCTGCACCCAGGCCAGTTCGGGCTCGGTGCGCGACGGCAGGCCGTGCGCCCAGCGCCGGTCGGTGGCCAGCTCCGCGTAGCCCCAGTCGCGTTCGTTGAACGGAGGGTGGCACAGCGCGATGTCGGCCTTCGTTCCGGCGAAGGGGTCGTCCCGCAGCGAGTCGGCGCAGACGATCTCTGTCCGGATGTCGTGGTCCTCCGCGAGGAACTCGAGCCGGCCGGCCGTCAACGCGGCCGGTGCCAGGTCCTTCTCGCACGCGAGCACCTCCAGCCCGGAGCCCTCGTACTCCCGCACGGCCGCGGCGGCCAGGTGCCCGGTGCCGCACGCGGGATCGAGGAGGGTCAGTACGTCCGTTGCCGGGCCGAGGCGGACGGCGAAGGCAGTCCGGGCCATCAACGCGGCGAGTTGCGGCGGCGTGGTGCTGAGCTGCCGGACGTGGGTCTCCAGCCATCGTCGCAGCAGGAACTCGAAGGTCTCCCGCGGCCCCTCCCTCCGTCCCACCTTCGCGGCGTCGGCCACCAGATCACGTGCTCGCGCGGAGAGTTCGGGCGGTGTGGTGCGCGACCTGGGGAAGCGCATCCGGCGGCCCGCCGCGGCGATGGCCAGCCCCGACTCCGTCCGGCTGCCGAGTGCCTCGAACCGCGGCCACAGCAGCTCGCGTCCACCGACGTCCCTGTGCCTGCCGTTGTCGCGCAGCCACTGCTCGACCTCGGCC encodes:
- a CDS encoding N-6 DNA methylase; translation: MSAHEAVPVSLAEIARIAGVGRAAVSNWRRRHDSFPARIGGTDVSPQFSLAEVEQWLRDNGRHRDVGGRELLWPRFEALGSRTESGLAIAAAGRRMRFPRSRTTPPELSARARDLVADAAKVGRREGPRETFEFLLRRWLETHVRQLSTTPPQLAALMARTAFAVRLGPATDVLTLLDPACGTGHLAAAAVREYEGSGLEVLACEKDLAPAALTAGRLEFLAEDHDIRTEIVCADSLRDDPFAGTKADIALCHPPFNERDWGYAELATDRRWAHGLPSRTEPELAWVQHLLAHLKPGGAAVVVLPPAVAARKAGRRVRGSLLRTGTLRAVVSLPPGSARPHSVALQLWILRAAPDGPAAAPPSQEALLVDATRFASEGAREPSPDWDGLGSFVLAALATLDRPDREPPQGAARVPLLGLLDDEVDVTPGRYTAAAAGPSREELAAGWDEFGTLLIDLAEHARRLSALASEAEGAQTATTVGDLVTAGALTLRTGRQPTAPAGGAAVPLLTVADLLNDGTPGATVPIGSAQAVAEEGDVVVAGVARAFRAWVHEGPPLALGPQLYVLRVAVGELEPHFLAGCLSAPANGRQAGTHASSSSRVDIRRLQVLRLPLEQQTAYAEAFRRLRVFEALLTAAGSAGEELANDMSDRLATGGPTT
- a CDS encoding carbohydrate ABC transporter permease; translated protein: MTRLREPVARWMFVAPAGVYLTLFFGYPVVKNVVMSFQQYSTTTFYTGAAPFVGLRNYAEVLSSDLFSEALLTTALFTVGSLAGQFALGLALALFFRRRFPLGGVLRSLLLLPWLLPLVASGATWRRMLDTDTGVVNDALRGLHLVSSGVPWLTGTSEALVSVIVVNIWVGVPFNTAILYGGLQDIPTRLYEAARIDGAGPVATFRHVTWPLLRPVAGVVLVLGVMYTLKVLDIVLVVTGGGPAGATETLATRSYELSFRQFAFGRGAALGNVLVVVSLGCAFLYLHANRRARQDWEAIR
- a CDS encoding carbohydrate ABC transporter permease, whose translation is MRLPLPARQPAGPAGLGGDPVRRAPGRDLLSTVIGIVLLAVMLFPLYWMVNASLQPAGSALLRTGWFPSHPDFGGYATALGDQGRNLVTSLVVALGSVVFSLALAAPAAYALAWLPLRGAGVVLFGVLVTQTVPGIAVANALYGAYEELGLLNSYPGLILADSTAGVPFAIIVLRTSMRTIPRETVEAARVDGAGRWRTFRSVVLPMSANSLITAAIFTFLLAWSDFLFALTLTTTETVRPITLGIYDYLGAHTNRWNAVMATAVLASVPAAVLLVLAQRRIAAGAADGAVR
- a CDS encoding sugar ABC transporter substrate-binding protein, which encodes MGRRTAALLGAVALVSAVAGCGAGAGDGSGGRVTSITALDYYSDATEHADWGERLSACGRTVGVRVEHTSVPAASLIPKVLQRASSRTLPDLLMLDNPDLQQIAGTGALTPLDRYGIDTGGFSEGILSAGTYRGKVYGLAPTVSTVALVYNKDMLAEAGVVVPRTWDELKAAAAELTRPGRYGMAVDADASFEGTWQFLPFLWSNGGDERRLDSPQAAQALRLWVDLVRSGSMSRSVLNWTQADVHDQFVAGRTAMMVNGPWRISALNKAENLHWGVAPLPVRRTGQTLVAPLGGEVWTVPRSPSPTRQKKAAQVLACLNDPAHTLALAERNFTVPSRPAVASRYARRTPSMAVFVESVERARARSAQLGVGWPAAATAVYTAIQSALTGEQTPEEALRHAQQTATSP
- a CDS encoding helix-turn-helix transcriptional regulator → MAGSGGSLSRSGLRGREAELGRLGELIASVARTGSGALVLIHGEAGIGKTALLTEAAARARAAGYSVGTGKADELHHIVPLSSLRASLHGDRPLLSGDAFADLVGGHDQRIRLVERLAAAIEAAAGRVPVLIALDDVQWADPLSRFVLKQLPRRLRTSPVLWLLTRRQGPAEPDEEIVVAARDELTAVTLPLRPLSGAAIGQLADDALGEGADERVRNLLDGAGGNPFLAVEMLAGLRTAGASGDPVPPGLVVGVRGRLGSLRPGTLRFLRMGAVLGRVFRFHDAAALCGLAPSVLVPELDEAVRAGILDDDGDRLVFRHDLLRQAVYADIPPSARKALHREAAAHLVLAGHRPIDAVPHILEGALPGDEEAVALLGRAADDVLPVTPGLAADLMTHALELAPPAMPSRFAVGERAIVHLTRAGRNREALLTGDRLLAARPPLAAFSRLQTALGGTLWNMDLADELLRRAETTLALGGAAPEVEARLTALRALALSRGHDLAAARETGEHALRAALAAGDREAHVLALSALGEIALNAGENAVGRRHFTALSAVDPAFLPEEIVACTHMDDFASGERLLLRATGHDGAPRQAMLLWAQGHRHLGLGRLDDAEADLETMERLEDDVQVPVQQVNARVIRSRIALLRGDRGAARQHLTAARERLAAKPNPGNTAAVRFLEAVHAEADGDVRLALDRIRQVQQEGPFMRWRLLRTWVDSAIRAALRGADRALAEDLAAQAAAHAERNPGVPTAAGVAAQAAGLVANDPALLERSVELLEGSPRPLARAAARADLGRALLAAGRVPRARAALSHAQATFAEAGAHAAAARVRRGTAAARPGDRAGSGGRRAVTGRRPVEGWEALTVSEKKVARLIAEGHTNRSAADLLVVSPHTVNTHLTSAFRKLSVNSRVQLAHLVMGLRGS